One window from the genome of Hyalangium ruber encodes:
- a CDS encoding DUF2293 domain-containing protein produces the protein MADSLTVAPTPDPRRVRAPDGSLLTPPPGWALLPPGDAGLTRRVKAAGPSWTVVEKKGRKTFSRGIWAPEAHISAARAELEAERATPAYAKRRASDQARREREQAEYEVDFANQVLRFLSFAPTFTAHAKRLAVVVTAHAAPVGSGTVARTERIPVERRAEAAVIAWLRHQTTGYDDMRIARVKGARREVRRELAEMSRALLDVHRRDVPHAVVSCSLCSALEKLQKPG, from the coding sequence ATGGCTGACTCCCTGACCGTTGCCCCCACCCCGGACCCGCGCCGCGTGCGCGCGCCCGATGGCTCCCTGCTCACGCCTCCGCCCGGCTGGGCCCTGCTGCCGCCCGGAGACGCCGGGCTCACCCGCCGCGTGAAGGCCGCCGGCCCCAGCTGGACGGTGGTGGAGAAGAAGGGCCGCAAGACGTTCTCCCGCGGCATCTGGGCCCCCGAGGCCCACATCTCCGCCGCCCGCGCCGAGCTGGAGGCCGAGCGCGCCACCCCCGCCTATGCCAAGCGCCGCGCCTCGGACCAGGCCCGCCGCGAGCGCGAACAGGCCGAGTACGAGGTGGACTTCGCCAACCAGGTGCTGCGCTTCCTCTCCTTCGCCCCCACCTTCACCGCCCACGCCAAGCGGCTGGCGGTGGTGGTGACGGCCCACGCCGCCCCCGTGGGCAGCGGCACCGTGGCTCGCACCGAGCGCATCCCCGTGGAGCGCCGCGCCGAGGCGGCGGTGATCGCCTGGCTGCGCCACCAGACCACCGGCTATGACGACATGCGCATCGCCCGGGTGAAGGGTGCCCGGCGCGAGGTGCGCCGCGAGCTGGCCGAGATGTCTCGCGCCCTGCTCGACGTCCACCGCCGGGACGTGCCCCACGCCGTCGTCTCCTGCTCCCTCTGCTCCGCCCTGGAGAAGCTGCAAAAGCCCGGGTAA
- the rnz gene encoding ribonuclease Z — protein MSLLRLTFLGTSAAQPTLHRNLSGLAVKADADLLLFDCGEGSQRQMVRYGTGFSVDAVFFTHFHADHYLGIIGFLRTLGMMGREHPVQLYGPPTARRVLHQAVHLGVDALAFPVEIHELKDGDVVRRGGYSVQAVGVDHRINALAYVLAEDERPGRFNVEKARALGVPEGPSFGKLQKGEAVTLADGTTVRPEDVVGTSRPGRKLVISGDTRPCASLVKASQDADLLVHESTFSDDEQERAIETRHSTAREAARVAREAGARRLILTHLSSRHDTDPTKLLVQAREEYKGPVEVAHDGLTVELPLRD, from the coding sequence ATGTCCCTCCTCAGGCTCACCTTCCTCGGCACCTCGGCCGCTCAGCCCACCCTGCACCGCAACCTCTCGGGGCTGGCGGTGAAGGCGGACGCGGACCTGCTCCTCTTCGACTGCGGCGAGGGCAGCCAGCGGCAGATGGTGCGCTACGGCACCGGCTTCAGCGTGGACGCCGTCTTCTTCACGCACTTCCATGCCGACCACTACCTGGGAATCATCGGCTTTCTGCGCACGCTGGGGATGATGGGGCGCGAGCACCCGGTGCAGCTCTACGGCCCGCCCACGGCGCGGCGGGTGCTGCACCAGGCGGTCCACCTGGGCGTGGACGCGCTGGCCTTCCCGGTGGAAATTCACGAACTGAAGGACGGAGACGTGGTGCGGCGCGGCGGCTACAGCGTGCAGGCGGTGGGGGTGGACCACCGCATCAACGCGCTGGCGTACGTGCTGGCGGAGGACGAGCGGCCGGGGCGCTTCAACGTGGAGAAGGCGCGAGCGCTGGGCGTGCCCGAGGGGCCGAGCTTCGGCAAGCTGCAGAAGGGTGAGGCGGTGACGCTGGCGGACGGCACCACGGTGCGGCCCGAGGACGTGGTGGGCACGTCACGGCCGGGGCGCAAGCTGGTCATCTCCGGGGACACGCGGCCGTGCGCCTCGCTGGTGAAGGCTTCGCAGGACGCGGATCTGCTCGTCCACGAGTCGACCTTCAGCGACGACGAGCAGGAGCGGGCCATCGAGACGCGGCACTCCACGGCGCGCGAGGCGGCGCGGGTGGCGCGCGAGGCGGGAGCGCGGCGCCTCATCCTCACGCACCTGTCGAGCCGGCACGACACCGACCCCACGAAGCTGCTCGTGCAGGCGCGCGAGGAGTACAAGGGGCCGGTGGAGGTAGCCCATGACGGGCTCACCGTGGAGCTGCCGCTGCGCGACTGA
- a CDS encoding rhomboid family intramembrane serine protease → MFPISDDNPTLRTPVMTYLTLGAIALVWIFFQGAGLNAVAMAASVCNWGMVPGELTGLARLGLPVPIGEGLACVVDREAINVLTPVTSMFLHGGWGHILGNCLFLWVFGNNVEDSMGRRRFVVFYLLCGLVAAGAHVLVGPSSPVPTVGASGAISGVLGAYLVLYPRVRVNLLIPIFFFLHIISVPAWVVLIYWFVLQVITGLPQLNQLNPEVSGGVAVWAHIGGFVAGAVLIKLFENRRFTQQRTTWRHRLHPDHP, encoded by the coding sequence ATGTTTCCCATCAGCGACGACAACCCCACGCTGCGCACGCCGGTGATGACGTACCTGACGTTGGGAGCCATTGCCCTCGTCTGGATCTTCTTCCAGGGCGCGGGACTGAACGCGGTGGCCATGGCCGCGAGCGTGTGCAACTGGGGCATGGTGCCGGGCGAGCTGACGGGCCTGGCGCGGTTGGGACTGCCGGTGCCCATCGGCGAGGGGTTGGCGTGCGTGGTGGACCGGGAGGCCATCAACGTGCTCACCCCGGTCACCTCCATGTTCCTGCACGGCGGCTGGGGTCACATCCTCGGCAACTGCCTGTTCCTCTGGGTGTTCGGCAACAACGTGGAGGACAGCATGGGGCGGAGGCGCTTCGTCGTCTTCTACCTGCTGTGCGGGCTGGTGGCGGCGGGAGCGCACGTGCTGGTGGGCCCGAGCTCTCCGGTGCCCACGGTGGGTGCCTCGGGGGCCATCTCGGGGGTGCTAGGGGCGTACCTGGTGCTCTACCCGCGCGTGCGAGTGAACCTGCTCATTCCGATCTTCTTCTTCCTGCACATCATCTCGGTGCCGGCCTGGGTGGTGCTCATCTACTGGTTCGTGCTCCAGGTCATCACCGGACTGCCACAGCTGAACCAGCTCAACCCCGAGGTCTCCGGAGGCGTGGCGGTGTGGGCGCACATCGGCGGCTTCGTGGCGGGCGCGGTGCTCATCAAGCTGTTCGAGAACCGCCGCTTCACCCAGCAGCGCACCACATGGCGGCACCGGCTCCATCCAGACCACCCGTAA